A single window of Priestia filamentosa DNA harbors:
- a CDS encoding aldolase gives MSITQTVYAYNAFGLNIWSEVHLPELPSGKFGEDSIDIWIKKGSLPETWVQREDRSRVVVDGDSVIFESQKNAFFRITKGREITVVPFEGVDERKIRLYLLGSCMGILLMQRKVMPLHGSAIEINGKAYAFVGHSGAGKSTLAAAFIQKGYKLLSDDVIPVRLSKERVPIAYPSYPHQKLWEESLVGFGINSSGYQSLFERETKYAVPVKESFYDKPIPLGGVFELAKGNTSKIRFKKIGTLEKFRVLLQHTYRDFLIDRLKLAEWHFKHSMEVGKRTPIFELRRPSEGFTAPELVDEILKVIQEEEKA, from the coding sequence ATGAGTATAACGCAGACCGTTTATGCTTATAACGCTTTTGGACTAAACATATGGAGTGAAGTTCATCTTCCTGAATTACCTTCTGGAAAGTTTGGGGAAGATTCAATAGATATATGGATTAAAAAAGGTTCTTTACCAGAAACATGGGTGCAACGAGAAGATCGGAGCCGAGTTGTTGTTGATGGGGATTCTGTTATATTTGAGTCCCAAAAAAACGCTTTCTTTCGTATCACGAAAGGACGAGAAATTACGGTTGTGCCTTTTGAAGGGGTTGATGAGCGCAAAATAAGGCTCTATCTTCTTGGTTCGTGTATGGGCATCTTACTGATGCAGCGTAAAGTAATGCCTCTTCATGGAAGTGCAATAGAGATTAATGGGAAAGCTTATGCATTTGTTGGACATTCCGGAGCAGGGAAGTCAACTTTAGCAGCAGCTTTTATCCAAAAAGGCTATAAGTTACTAAGCGACGATGTCATTCCTGTACGCCTATCAAAAGAGCGAGTGCCAATCGCTTATCCTTCTTATCCACATCAGAAACTTTGGGAGGAAAGTTTAGTTGGATTTGGAATCAATTCAAGTGGCTATCAATCACTGTTTGAAAGGGAGACAAAGTATGCAGTCCCTGTAAAAGAAAGTTTTTATGATAAGCCTATCCCACTTGGCGGCGTTTTTGAACTTGCAAAAGGAAACACAAGTAAAATCCGGTTTAAAAAAATTGGAACGTTGGAGAAGTTCCGCGTTTTACTTCAGCATACGTATCGTGATTTCTTAATTGACAGACTTAAGCTAGCTGAATGGCATTTCAAACATTCGATGGAAGTTGGGAAAAGAACACCGATTTTTGAACTTAGGCGACCGTCAGAAGGATTTACAGCACCAGAGCTTGTAGATGAAATTTTAAAAGTGATTCAAGAGGAGGAAAAAGCGTGA
- a CDS encoding lasso peptide biosynthesis PqqD family chaperone, whose protein sequence is MDQEKVMLNIENGKYYNLGNIGGAIWDEMSEAILVEELIEKLLNKYDVQREQCETHVLSFLSHLQSEKLIKVM, encoded by the coding sequence ATGGATCAAGAGAAAGTGATGCTAAATATTGAAAATGGCAAGTACTATAACTTAGGTAACATTGGTGGAGCCATCTGGGATGAAATGAGTGAAGCTATCTTAGTTGAAGAGCTTATTGAAAAACTTCTAAATAAATATGACGTGCAAAGAGAGCAGTGTGAAACTCACGTTTTATCTTTTCTTTCACATTTACAGAGCGAAAAACTGATTAAAGTAATGTAA
- a CDS encoding lasso peptide biosynthesis B2 protein translates to MKLIHKLKTFSKLEWEQQLLLLEAFFYLGYGRFLKSRPFAKVAPTLGEYMEETAMIENPSNEPMLRDISYAVHKMSKYTFWESECLVKAIAAMKMLQRRKIESTLYLGTGKDKDGRLIAHAWLRSGPKYVTGAETMENFTIVGKFSRIIGE, encoded by the coding sequence GTGAAACTAATCCATAAATTAAAAACATTCTCAAAGCTAGAATGGGAGCAGCAGCTTTTACTTTTAGAAGCTTTCTTTTATTTAGGTTATGGACGGTTTTTAAAAAGCAGGCCATTCGCTAAAGTAGCTCCAACGCTAGGTGAGTACATGGAAGAAACGGCAATGATCGAAAATCCTTCAAATGAGCCAATGCTACGCGATATTTCCTATGCTGTTCATAAAATGAGCAAGTATACTTTTTGGGAAAGTGAATGCTTAGTAAAAGCAATTGCCGCAATGAAAATGCTCCAGCGACGAAAGATTGAAAGTACGTTATATTTAGGCACAGGAAAAGACAAGGACGGGCGCTTAATTGCTCATGCGTGGCTGCGCAGCGGTCCGAAATATGTAACAGGAGCAGAAACTATGGAGAACTTCACGATTGTTGGAAAGTTTTCGAGAATCATTGGCGAATAG
- a CDS encoding ABC transporter ATP-binding protein, which yields MNAFLYYIKRMHHFSGKGLYVNVVGRALVSLLEGAGILLLIPLISLGGFVQVENVSGKLMELFHFLTRIPESFYLPFVLGLYLFIVVGQTFLQRYLSIRDARIRENFSRHLRLDIYSSLLNSRWSFFLKKRKSDLVNLLTAELARVLGAINYFLQLLSHIIFTVIQICIALWLSAGLTLFILACGLVIGYCSKSLIKRSNKLGKQTSKLGESYMAGITDQINGIKDIKSNTLERNHVNWLQSLTEKMSEEQVNYVKLRSDSQLIYKLSSACLIALFIFVSLKSFGAQQDQVLLLILIFSRLWPKFTSIQSNIEQIAASIPSCRLIHEFLQECKEEQEEIAVSDEREMKGSFQCRNVSFRYNKTKEEFVLDNINLHILQNQITAIVGPSGAGKSTLIDLLMGLNTPEKGEVLIDGAPLTEENLLALRNSISYVSQDPFLFNTSIRENLLMVKSTASDEEMWEALQFSQGYEFVKELPHGLDTVIGDRGVRLSGGERQRLVLARALLKKPSILILDEATSALDVRNEAKVSRAVEELKGRMTVIIIAHRLSTIRNADAVVVLEKGKIVQQGSYTQLSKERGHLFSELLQSQAQAVQ from the coding sequence GTGAATGCCTTTCTTTACTATATTAAAAGAATGCATCATTTCTCAGGAAAAGGTTTGTATGTGAACGTTGTGGGGCGTGCGCTTGTCAGCTTGCTTGAAGGAGCAGGAATATTGCTCCTTATTCCACTTATTAGTCTTGGAGGCTTCGTGCAAGTTGAGAATGTCTCAGGGAAACTTATGGAGCTTTTTCATTTTTTAACTCGTATTCCCGAATCGTTTTATTTGCCCTTTGTGTTAGGCTTATATCTTTTTATTGTTGTGGGACAAACCTTTTTACAGCGTTATTTGTCAATTCGTGATGCTCGCATTCGTGAAAATTTTAGCAGACATTTGCGATTAGATATATACAGTTCTCTGTTAAATTCAAGATGGAGTTTTTTCTTGAAAAAACGGAAATCAGACTTAGTTAACTTATTAACGGCAGAGCTTGCCCGTGTACTTGGGGCGATTAATTATTTTCTTCAGCTTTTATCTCATATTATTTTTACCGTTATTCAAATTTGTATTGCGCTCTGGCTCTCTGCCGGGTTGACGTTGTTTATTTTAGCGTGCGGTCTTGTTATTGGATACTGCTCAAAAAGCTTAATTAAACGATCAAACAAGCTTGGCAAGCAAACATCAAAGCTTGGTGAAAGCTATATGGCGGGCATTACTGATCAAATCAACGGAATCAAAGATATTAAAAGCAATACATTAGAACGTAATCATGTGAACTGGCTTCAGTCTCTAACGGAAAAAATGAGTGAAGAACAAGTCAACTATGTGAAATTAAGATCAGATTCACAGCTTATTTATAAACTATCATCAGCTTGTCTTATCGCCCTCTTTATCTTTGTTTCTCTAAAATCTTTTGGTGCTCAGCAGGATCAAGTTTTACTTCTAATTTTAATTTTCTCACGCCTTTGGCCAAAGTTTACAAGCATTCAGTCGAACATAGAGCAAATTGCAGCAAGTATTCCTTCTTGTCGCTTAATTCATGAGTTTTTACAAGAATGCAAAGAAGAGCAAGAAGAAATAGCAGTTAGCGATGAGAGAGAAATGAAAGGATCATTTCAATGTCGAAACGTTTCATTTCGCTATAACAAAACGAAAGAAGAATTTGTGTTAGATAATATCAATTTACATATCCTACAAAACCAAATTACGGCTATTGTAGGACCTTCAGGAGCAGGGAAGAGTACGTTAATTGATTTGTTAATGGGATTGAATACTCCAGAAAAAGGAGAAGTCTTAATTGATGGAGCTCCTCTTACGGAAGAGAATCTTTTAGCACTTCGGAATTCGATTAGTTATGTTTCACAAGACCCGTTTTTATTTAATACGTCGATTCGGGAAAACTTACTCATGGTGAAAAGTACGGCAAGTGATGAAGAAATGTGGGAAGCGCTTCAATTTTCGCAAGGATATGAGTTTGTGAAAGAATTGCCTCATGGTCTTGATACAGTGATTGGAGACAGAGGGGTAAGACTTTCAGGTGGAGAGCGACAGCGTTTAGTCCTAGCAAGGGCCTTATTGAAGAAACCGTCTATTTTGATTCTTGATGAGGCAACAAGTGCGCTCGATGTGCGCAACGAAGCCAAAGTAAGCAGAGCAGTTGAAGAATTAAAAGGGAGGATGACCGTCATTATTATTGCCCATCGTTTATCAACGATTCGCAATGCAGATGCTGTGGTTGTCTTAGAAAAAGGAAAAATTGTTCAGCAAGGAAGTTACACACAGCTGTCAAAGGAGAGAGGACATTTATTTAGCGAGCTTCTTCAAAGTCAGGCGCAAGCTGTTCAATAA
- a CDS encoding nucleotidyltransferase domain-containing protein produces MERNGELDLSLLPRELKVMLTILNHREGNLVLEQNIDWNYFLQLVKHHRIYPLVYAKLGELRDPAVPPFVMEVLKREYQKNTFSMLHLSAEMERVSKLFSEQNIKLLFLKGPPIAQDIYGDISLRTSKDLDVLIQFEDLKKAEDVLTGLGYERENRFFSLASEWKWLHHHIIYFHPQKKIQVEIHWRSQPFPIKQPTFHELWERRRKSELTRSPVYFLGEEDLFIFLIAHGTRHGWFRLRWLADVDYMMRRKQPFKKVEQLRSRKQFNLVGQALLVSSAFFETPIPEEAKSIIEEKRAKELAKLAVPCVINMSQNYMERETKREKTYKGSMFVLFLTKLLKMKSILFPHRYIYETGAVSQRWFQVLRFLYPQASEEDQLKLPKALKILYFPLRPYLWVKRKSASLEGEKSKRFENVQ; encoded by the coding sequence ATGGAAAGAAACGGTGAGCTTGATTTATCATTGCTGCCAAGAGAACTAAAAGTGATGTTAACTATTTTAAATCATCGAGAAGGAAATCTAGTTCTAGAACAAAATATTGACTGGAACTATTTCTTGCAGCTTGTGAAGCATCATCGCATTTATCCATTAGTATATGCGAAATTAGGAGAGCTAAGAGATCCTGCTGTGCCTCCATTTGTAATGGAAGTGTTAAAGAGAGAATATCAAAAAAATACGTTTTCAATGCTTCATTTAAGCGCAGAGATGGAGCGGGTAAGCAAACTGTTCAGTGAACAGAATATTAAGCTTCTGTTTTTGAAAGGTCCTCCAATTGCCCAGGATATTTACGGAGATATTTCGCTTCGAACATCAAAAGACTTAGATGTATTAATTCAATTTGAAGACTTAAAAAAAGCAGAAGATGTTCTAACTGGACTTGGCTATGAAAGGGAAAACCGCTTTTTTTCGCTTGCGAGTGAATGGAAATGGCTTCATCACCATATTATTTACTTTCATCCTCAAAAAAAGATTCAAGTTGAAATTCATTGGCGTTCACAACCCTTTCCAATTAAGCAGCCAACATTTCATGAGCTATGGGAGCGGAGAAGAAAAAGCGAGCTAACACGTTCGCCTGTTTATTTCCTAGGAGAAGAAGACTTATTTATTTTTCTTATTGCTCATGGAACAAGACATGGATGGTTTAGATTACGCTGGCTTGCTGATGTTGACTATATGATGCGAAGAAAACAACCATTCAAGAAAGTCGAACAACTTCGCTCACGAAAACAATTTAACCTTGTTGGGCAGGCACTCCTTGTTTCCTCTGCTTTTTTTGAAACCCCTATCCCAGAGGAAGCAAAAAGTATTATAGAAGAAAAGCGAGCAAAAGAGCTGGCGAAGCTCGCTGTTCCATGTGTTATAAATATGAGTCAAAATTATATGGAAAGAGAGACAAAAAGAGAAAAAACATATAAAGGAAGCATGTTTGTCCTATTCCTTACTAAACTTCTCAAGATGAAAAGCATCCTTTTTCCACATCGATATATCTACGAAACAGGAGCGGTATCGCAACGATGGTTTCAAGTCTTAAGATTTTTATACCCTCAAGCTTCTGAGGAAGATCAGCTAAAACTGCCAAAAGCACTTAAAATTCTTTATTTCCCGCTTCGTCCTTATTTATGGGTGAAAAGAAAATCAGCAAGCTTAGAGGGAGAAAAATCGAAAAGGTTTGAAAATGTACAATAA
- a CDS encoding HD-GYP domain-containing protein has product MAQHTELYEDYFNDHRLKVTTYLYRIIVVFLGLSCVWNTFFYLFQANFSRASLPSFLICLALLIMMGSLKRYIDFKASIYQHMILIYSVGLLIVVYFQSSYSEAWSFFLLLPLLAGIYGEKKTLVYYSLIGLGLLTFFSIKLPKKNYTADGIDISNRILLYIILSTLSFLVLQMLHLIYRRQVNLVKDSTEATIEEIVNTFVVAVEAKDVYTYGHSERVSQYAVALASSLPDYCEQDLKRIKLSGLLHDVGKINVPEHILMKKGRLLEKEYETVKTHSTSGAQMIERMSRLQRLKAGVLYHHERWDGTGYPSGLKGRDIPLDARVLAIADAFDAMTTTRSYRQGIKFEEAFYRLELAKGTQFDPWLIESLKDVKNRFREIYDGLECGRKQREKRIEGL; this is encoded by the coding sequence ATGGCACAACACACCGAACTGTATGAGGATTATTTTAATGATCACCGTTTAAAAGTAACAACATACCTTTATCGGATCATCGTTGTTTTTTTAGGATTAAGCTGCGTTTGGAATACGTTTTTTTATCTTTTCCAAGCCAACTTCTCGAGAGCTAGTTTACCATCTTTTTTAATTTGTTTAGCTCTTTTAATTATGATGGGGAGTTTAAAAAGATATATTGATTTTAAAGCTAGCATCTATCAGCATATGATTCTTATCTATTCTGTTGGACTGCTCATTGTTGTATATTTTCAGTCAAGCTACTCTGAAGCATGGAGCTTTTTCTTACTTCTCCCGCTTCTTGCTGGCATATATGGAGAAAAGAAGACGCTTGTTTATTATTCATTGATTGGATTAGGTCTTCTCACATTCTTTAGTATAAAGCTACCTAAAAAGAACTATACGGCAGACGGCATTGATATTTCAAATCGCATTTTATTGTATATTATTTTATCAACATTAAGCTTTCTCGTACTGCAAATGCTTCATCTTATCTATAGAAGACAAGTGAACCTTGTAAAAGACTCAACAGAGGCAACAATTGAAGAAATTGTGAATACGTTTGTTGTGGCAGTAGAGGCAAAAGACGTTTATACATATGGTCATAGTGAGCGCGTCAGTCAGTATGCTGTTGCTCTTGCAAGCTCCTTGCCAGATTATTGTGAACAAGACTTGAAAAGAATAAAACTAAGCGGACTTCTTCACGACGTTGGGAAAATTAACGTTCCCGAACATATTTTAATGAAAAAAGGCAGACTGCTTGAAAAAGAATATGAAACAGTTAAAACTCATTCAACTTCTGGAGCTCAAATGATTGAGCGAATGAGCCGACTACAGCGTTTAAAAGCAGGGGTTCTTTATCATCATGAACGATGGGATGGCACAGGATATCCTTCAGGTTTGAAAGGAAGAGACATTCCGCTAGATGCTCGAGTTCTGGCTATTGCGGATGCGTTTGATGCGATGACAACGACCCGCTCTTATCGACAAGGAATTAAATTTGAAGAGGCTTTTTATCGTTTAGAGTTAGCAAAAGGAACACAGTTTGATCCTTGGCTGATCGAATCCCTGAAAGACGTAAAAAATCGATTTAGAGAAATTTATGATGGATTAGAGTGTGGCCGAAAACAGAGAGAGAAAAGAATAGAAGGTTTGTAG
- a CDS encoding AbrB/MazE/SpoVT family DNA-binding domain-containing protein has protein sequence MKSTGIVRKVDELGRVVLPKELRRTFSIREKDPIEIFIDEEKIILQKYKSNLECIITGEVSSDNKVYPGNIVLSDEGAEILKKKLENKLQES, from the coding sequence ATGAAAAGTACAGGTATTGTGAGAAAAGTAGATGAACTAGGCAGAGTTGTGCTGCCGAAAGAACTTAGAAGAACCTTTTCTATTCGTGAAAAAGATCCGATTGAGATTTTTATTGATGAAGAAAAAATCATTTTGCAAAAATACAAATCTAACTTGGAATGTATTATTACAGGAGAAGTGTCTTCAGATAACAAAGTGTATCCAGGGAATATTGTGCTAAGTGATGAAGGTGCGGAAATATTAAAAAAAAAGCTAGAGAATAAGCTCCAGGAAAGTTAA
- a CDS encoding chromate transporter: protein MLLLSLFLGFFIANVLGYGGGPASIPLMYEEVVDRYHWLTNADFSNMLALGNALPGPIATKIAAYVGYDVFGWWGFLIALFATVFPSAIALILLLKLMQRHRQSQVVKGMTLLVQPVIAIMMLLLTWDMIKDAVGSIGIWQSLIIGLISLLALAKFKIHPAFMIIAAFAYGGFVIPHL from the coding sequence ATGCTTTTACTTAGCTTGTTTTTAGGTTTTTTTATTGCTAATGTACTTGGATATGGCGGAGGCCCTGCTTCAATTCCGCTGATGTATGAAGAAGTTGTTGATCGCTATCATTGGCTCACAAATGCCGATTTTTCAAATATGCTTGCTCTTGGCAATGCCCTCCCTGGACCTATTGCAACAAAGATTGCGGCATATGTTGGCTACGATGTTTTTGGATGGTGGGGATTTCTCATTGCCTTATTTGCGACTGTTTTTCCATCGGCCATTGCTCTTATTCTTCTTCTCAAACTTATGCAGCGCCATCGTCAGTCTCAAGTTGTCAAAGGGATGACCCTTCTTGTTCAGCCTGTAATTGCTATTATGATGCTTTTACTAACATGGGATATGATCAAAGATGCAGTTGGTTCAATTGGGATTTGGCAATCGCTAATCATCGGACTGATTTCTCTTTTAGCACTCGCGAAGTTTAAAATTCACCCTGCATTTATGATTATTGCCGCGTTTGCCTATGGAGGATTTGTTATTCCTCATCTCTAA
- a CDS encoding chromate transporter, protein MNAYKELIIAMVRTGILGFGGGPSVIPLIRHEAVSRYKWIEDDEFGEILAIANALPGPIATKMAAYLGYREKGALGAIVGVLAHILPTCLSMVVLLTVVNVLSYSAAVAGMIAAVMPVIAVMLGLMAYEFAAKAVKGLGKILGCILFIVTFLLLQTIALHPAFVIVIFLAYGTMHFKLKNKWENKNSKSKGLSV, encoded by the coding sequence GTGAATGCTTATAAAGAATTAATTATTGCAATGGTGCGCACAGGGATATTGGGCTTTGGGGGAGGCCCATCTGTTATTCCGCTTATCCGCCATGAAGCTGTTTCGCGGTACAAATGGATTGAAGATGATGAATTTGGCGAAATTTTAGCCATTGCAAATGCGTTACCAGGACCTATCGCAACAAAAATGGCCGCTTATTTAGGTTACAGGGAAAAAGGAGCCCTTGGAGCAATCGTTGGGGTGCTCGCTCATATTCTCCCTACGTGTCTTTCAATGGTGGTCTTACTTACTGTTGTGAACGTTTTAAGCTACTCAGCCGCTGTCGCGGGCATGATTGCCGCTGTTATGCCTGTTATTGCTGTAATGCTTGGCCTTATGGCATACGAATTTGCCGCAAAAGCAGTCAAAGGATTAGGAAAAATACTTGGCTGTATCCTTTTTATAGTCACCTTCCTTCTTCTCCAAACAATTGCGCTTCATCCCGCATTTGTCATCGTTATCTTTCTCGCTTATGGAACCATGCATTTTAAACTTAAAAATAAATGGGAGAACAAAAATTCAAAAAGTAAGGGGTTATCCGTATGA
- a CDS encoding Lrp/AsnC family transcriptional regulator: protein MHYDYHVPNLILDDVDKTILSILHENSRVSYTDLGKEVGLSRVAVQARINNLMEKGVIEKFTAIINPAKIGIHVSAFFNVEVEPQYLEAVAEQLSEEHAVTSLYHMTGPSKLHMHGIFADNGEMERFLTEKLYPMQGVVSVDCQTLIKRYKSRMGMKL, encoded by the coding sequence TTGCATTATGATTATCACGTACCTAATTTAATTTTGGATGATGTTGATAAAACCATCCTCTCTATTCTTCATGAAAATAGCCGAGTCTCTTATACAGATCTCGGCAAAGAAGTTGGGTTATCGCGCGTTGCTGTACAGGCGCGCATCAATAACTTGATGGAAAAGGGTGTTATCGAAAAGTTCACGGCGATCATTAACCCAGCTAAGATTGGGATCCATGTTTCTGCTTTTTTCAATGTGGAAGTTGAACCCCAATATTTAGAAGCCGTTGCTGAACAACTTTCAGAGGAGCATGCTGTCACAAGCTTGTATCATATGACAGGACCAAGCAAACTTCATATGCACGGCATTTTTGCAGACAACGGAGAAATGGAGCGCTTTTTAACTGAAAAGCTTTATCCAATGCAAGGCGTTGTGAGCGTTGACTGTCAAACACTTATTAAACGCTATAAAAGCAGAATGGGAATGAAGCTATAA
- a CDS encoding MFS transporter has translation MKKNNPALVIFLFFLGWVFMYADRNILSPVMSDIGREWNLNQTELGLMSTVFFASYAFMQIPTGFLADKFGRVRVLVTGYIIFGVATYLSGAVTTFALFLLMRALTGLGEGTYYGSQYGISSNITPKKYRGLVSALINSGMALGISLGLIAASYFTYTLDKGWQFSFYLFAIPTVIVAILIGVFVRDGNKEEKVSTAVPTENVSLKQLFTKNHICVYIIIFCSLYGFFGMLTWLPYYLQTARGVDGSQTGIIASLVPWASIPGAIFFGYISDRVKSKKPLIISLAVAGAFLQIVIPYTESYSLLLTGLVLYGLLGKLALDPVLISYIADITPASMYSKVYGFFNFSGMLSSIFAPYITGYFADRTGSLELGFYLSGALLLVGAVAFLFTDKGPKESPVSPLAVKKNYKSGEENLI, from the coding sequence ATGAAGAAAAACAATCCAGCTCTTGTTATCTTTTTATTCTTCTTAGGATGGGTGTTCATGTATGCAGATCGAAATATTCTTTCCCCTGTTATGAGTGATATTGGGAGGGAGTGGAATTTAAATCAAACAGAGCTCGGCCTTATGTCTACCGTCTTTTTTGCTTCATATGCGTTTATGCAAATTCCAACAGGGTTTTTAGCAGATAAGTTTGGACGAGTGAGAGTCCTTGTGACAGGTTATATCATTTTTGGGGTTGCTACATATCTAAGTGGAGCCGTCACAACGTTTGCTTTATTCCTTCTTATGCGTGCTCTTACAGGATTAGGAGAAGGAACATACTATGGGTCACAGTATGGCATCTCTTCTAACATTACTCCGAAAAAATACCGGGGCCTTGTGTCAGCTCTTATTAACAGTGGAATGGCATTAGGAATTTCACTTGGTCTTATTGCGGCAAGCTATTTTACTTACACATTAGATAAAGGCTGGCAATTTTCATTTTACTTGTTTGCCATACCAACTGTCATTGTGGCCATTTTAATTGGTGTCTTTGTTCGCGATGGCAATAAGGAAGAGAAAGTTTCAACTGCTGTTCCAACTGAAAACGTAAGCCTTAAGCAGCTTTTTACTAAAAACCATATATGTGTCTATATTATTATCTTCTGCTCTCTTTACGGATTTTTCGGAATGTTAACATGGCTGCCATATTATTTGCAGACAGCTCGTGGTGTTGATGGATCACAAACAGGCATTATTGCTTCACTTGTTCCATGGGCATCCATTCCAGGCGCCATTTTCTTTGGTTATATTTCAGATCGTGTGAAAAGCAAAAAGCCTCTTATTATCTCTCTAGCTGTTGCAGGAGCTTTCCTGCAGATTGTTATTCCTTATACAGAAAGTTATTCACTTCTCCTTACAGGGTTAGTCCTCTATGGCTTACTTGGAAAACTAGCTCTTGACCCTGTCCTAATCTCGTACATCGCAGACATTACACCAGCTTCTATGTATTCAAAGGTTTATGGATTCTTTAATTTTAGCGGCATGCTTTCTTCCATTTTTGCGCCATATATTACAGGCTATTTTGCAGATCGAACAGGAAGTCTTGAGCTTGGTTTTTACTTATCTGGAGCATTATTACTTGTTGGTGCTGTCGCTTTTCTGTTCACAGACAAAGGGCCAAAAGAAAGTCCAGTTTCACCACTAGCTGTGAAAAAGAACTATAAATCAGGGGAGGAAAATCTAATATGA
- the ggt gene encoding gamma-glutamyltransferase — translation MNEAIVGTKSMVVSPHYLASGAGDKILQRGGNAFDAAVAVSACLAVVYPHMTGLGGDSFWLMQQKEEGKVRVYNGSGRSGREVTRDKYRGEKAIPTRGIKSAITVPGMVDSWDAVLKKYGTMSLAEVLEPAISYALFGFPFSKDQHENTMNNLKLFLEQPDTATVFLPNGRVPHVNEKFVQKNLAYTLKELAEKGRDFFYRGELGKRIVRSLQEKGSLLEFEDFAEHQGAWVEPLSTTYRGYTMYQVPPNSQGFVGLMTLNVLENYDLRSIPHGSYEYYHLLVETLKRTFQDRNEFLTDPHFSAIPLQNLLSKSYGKEIANEITFEKTNDVTTQPIGNDTAYAAVVDEQGNAVSFIQSLYFEFGSGVIAGDTGILMQNRGSFFSLDENHVNTLEPKKRTFHTLMPAMACKDGNPSILYGTQGGEGQPQTQTALITRMIDYGMNPQEAISSPRFLWGRTWGEETQELKIEGRISEEVEKSLARAGHLVKRVSDLDGVMGHAHAIVIDDQGFLHGGVDPRSDGGAFGR, via the coding sequence ATGAATGAAGCAATTGTTGGAACAAAGTCAATGGTCGTTAGTCCACATTATTTAGCCTCTGGAGCAGGAGATAAGATTCTCCAGCGAGGCGGAAATGCCTTTGATGCGGCTGTTGCGGTGAGTGCTTGTTTAGCAGTTGTGTATCCTCATATGACTGGGCTTGGTGGTGATTCATTTTGGCTTATGCAACAGAAAGAAGAGGGAAAAGTGCGCGTTTATAATGGAAGCGGAAGGTCAGGTCGTGAAGTGACAAGAGATAAATACCGGGGAGAAAAAGCAATTCCAACAAGAGGGATTAAAAGTGCGATTACCGTCCCAGGTATGGTTGACAGCTGGGATGCCGTTTTGAAAAAATACGGGACGATGTCACTAGCAGAAGTTTTGGAACCAGCTATCAGCTATGCATTATTTGGCTTTCCTTTTTCCAAAGATCAGCATGAAAACACAATGAACAATTTAAAGTTATTCCTAGAACAGCCTGACACTGCTACTGTTTTCCTTCCAAATGGGCGTGTGCCACATGTAAATGAAAAATTCGTTCAAAAGAACCTTGCTTATACGTTAAAAGAGCTTGCTGAAAAAGGGCGGGACTTCTTTTATAGGGGAGAACTTGGAAAACGAATTGTGAGGAGTCTTCAAGAAAAGGGAAGTTTATTAGAGTTTGAAGATTTCGCTGAGCATCAAGGCGCATGGGTTGAACCACTTTCAACAACATATCGCGGCTATACGATGTACCAAGTGCCACCAAATTCGCAAGGGTTTGTTGGATTAATGACGTTAAATGTGCTAGAAAACTATGATTTACGGTCTATCCCGCACGGCTCCTATGAATATTACCATCTGTTAGTCGAAACATTAAAACGAACGTTCCAAGATCGAAATGAATTTTTGACAGATCCTCACTTCTCAGCCATTCCTCTTCAGAATTTGTTAAGTAAATCGTATGGAAAAGAAATAGCGAATGAGATTACTTTCGAAAAAACAAACGATGTGACAACACAGCCAATTGGAAATGATACAGCTTATGCCGCAGTTGTTGATGAACAAGGAAATGCGGTGTCATTTATCCAAAGCCTCTATTTTGAATTTGGCTCAGGTGTAATCGCAGGAGATACCGGTATCCTTATGCAAAATCGAGGATCATTTTTCTCTCTTGATGAAAATCATGTGAATACACTAGAACCAAAGAAACGAACGTTCCACACCCTAATGCCCGCAATGGCTTGTAAAGACGGAAACCCTTCTATTTTATACGGCACACAAGGTGGAGAAGGGCAGCCACAAACCCAAACCGCCCTTATTACAAGAATGATTGATTACGGAATGAATCCCCAAGAAGCGATTAGCTCTCCACGCTTTTTATGGGGAAGAACATGGGGAGAGGAAACACAAGAGTTAAAAATCGAAGGACGCATTAGTGAGGAAGTGGAAAAATCGTTAGCTCGTGCTGGTCATCTTGTAAAAAGAGTGAGTGATTTAGACGGAGTGATGGGGCATGCACACGCCATTGTTATTGATGATCAAGGGTTTTTACATGGTGGTGTAGATCCAAGGAGTGATGGAGGTGCGTTTGGGAGATAA